Part of the Azospirillum formosense genome is shown below.
ACAGCCATGTCTATGGCCAACGATGAATTCGCTCATTCATCCTTCCGCAGGTCCGCTGCCAGCGGTTCTTCTTCTCTGTATAGGCGGCGTTTCCGTCCCTTAGCGGAAGTCTTATTTCGTTGTGTTCCGCTTCCTCTCTTGGCTGGGACCATATCGCATTACGTCTTTCGTGGACAGCCGGACGTTGGCTCTAACGCGGCGATCTTCCCGCATACGCCGAAAGACCGGCCCGCTCCACCAATCGGAGAAAAGCGCGCCAAGGCGGTCAAAAGCGCGATGGCGCTGGTCGCCGGCGGGCTGATCGCGTCCTTTCTGACGGCGTCGCCGGCCATGGCGCAAGAGGCGTCCGCCGAGGGCGCTTCGGTCCAGACGGCGGCGGCCCAGCCACCCGCCTTCCAAAGCTCGACCGAGCGCACGATCCGCGCTCTGGAGGCGCTCGCCAGCAAGGGCAGCGCCCGCGCCCAGTACGAGCTGGCCATGCGCTACGAGGTCGGCAAAGGCGTGAACCGGGACGAGAGGATGGCCCTCTCCCTCTATTGCCGGGCGGCCCGCCAGGACTACCCCGAGGCGGCCTACCGCGCCGGGCGGATGCATCTGGCCGGGCGCGGCGCGGTGGCGAAAGACGAGGAGCTTGGCCGCTCCTGGCTGCGCCGCGCCGCTCTGCTGGGCAACGAGGACGCCGCGCAGATGGTCAAGCCGGCCAGCACCGCCGCCAAGGGCGCGGCGGGCAAGGCGCCCGACCGCTGCGAGCCACCGAGCGTGCGCTGGGGCGTGATCCGCATGCCGCCCAAGGAAATCCGCGCCATGGTCACCAAGATGGCCCCCAGCTACGGGCTCGACCCCGATCTGGTGCTGGCGGTGATCGCCGTGGAGTCCGGCTACCGCGTGGATGTGGTGTCGGAAAAGAACGCCATGGGGCTGATGCAGCTCATCCCCGAGACGGCGGAGCGCTTCGGCGTGACAAAGCCCTTCGACCCCGAGCAGAATCTGCGCGGCGGCATGAAGTATCTGCGCTGGCTTCTGGCCTATTTCGACGGCAACGTGACGCTGGCGCTGGCCGGCTACAACGCCGGCGAAGGGGCGGTTGTCCAGTACAAGGGCGTCCCGCCCTACCGCGAGACGCAGGACTATGTGGTGAAGGTCCACAGCGTCTACCCGCGCCGCGTCCACCCCCACGATTCCAGCGTGGTGCGCTCCGCCGGCCTGCCCGCCGCCAAGCAGGAGGAGGTCGCCGAGCTGAGCGTCTCCCGCTCCGGCGGCGCGCCGAAACGCTGACGCCGACCGTCCTCCGCGCTCAATTCGGCGGCCCCACCCGGCGATTTCCCGTATGATCGGGCATCGCCGACAGCGGGGACCACCGATGAGCAGCGCGGACGGAACGAAC
Proteins encoded:
- a CDS encoding transglycosylase SLT domain-containing protein, encoding MALVAGGLIASFLTASPAMAQEASAEGASVQTAAAQPPAFQSSTERTIRALEALASKGSARAQYELAMRYEVGKGVNRDERMALSLYCRAARQDYPEAAYRAGRMHLAGRGAVAKDEELGRSWLRRAALLGNEDAAQMVKPASTAAKGAAGKAPDRCEPPSVRWGVIRMPPKEIRAMVTKMAPSYGLDPDLVLAVIAVESGYRVDVVSEKNAMGLMQLIPETAERFGVTKPFDPEQNLRGGMKYLRWLLAYFDGNVTLALAGYNAGEGAVVQYKGVPPYRETQDYVVKVHSVYPRRVHPHDSSVVRSAGLPAAKQEEVAELSVSRSGGAPKR